The proteins below are encoded in one region of Scomber japonicus isolate fScoJap1 chromosome 2, fScoJap1.pri, whole genome shotgun sequence:
- the ndufs8a gene encoding NADH:ubiquinone oxidoreductase core subunit S8a, whose amino-acid sequence MAARLHLLYSLSRPGTLVASQNLMRSFSLSAQREGFKYVNAQEIPTDMKSITDRAAQTLLWTELFRGLGMTMSYLFREPATINYPFEKGPLSPRFRGEHALRRYPSGEERCIACKLCEAICPAQAISIEAETRADGSRRTTRYDIDMTKCIYCGFCQEACPVDAIVEGPNFEFSTETHEELLYNKEKLLNNGDKWEAEIAANIQADYLYR is encoded by the exons ATGGCTGCAAGACTGCATTTACTTTACTCCTTGTCAAGGCCAG GCACTTTAGTGGCCAGCCAAAATCTAATGAGGTCCTTCAGTTTGTCTGCACAAAGGGAAGGATTCA agtatGTAAATGCCCAGGAGATCCCTACAGACATGAAATCCATCACAGACAGAGCTGCTCAGACGCTGCTGTGGACAGAACTGTTCAGAG GTCTGGGCATGACTATGAGCTACCTGTTCAGAGAACCTGCCACCATCAACTACCCGTTTGAGAAGGGACCTCTGTCACCTCGCTTCAGAGGAGAACATGCTCTGCGCAG GTATCCTTCAGGAGAGGAGCGCTGCATCGCTTGTAAGCTGTGTGAAGCTATCTGTCCAGCCCAG gCCATCAGCATTGAAGCAGAGACTCGCGCTGATGGCAGCAGGAGGACGACTCGCTATGACATCGACATGACCAAATGCATCTACTGCGGCTTCTGTCAGGAGGCATGTCCTGTGGATGCTAtcgtagag GGTCCCAACTTTGAGTTCTCCACTGAAACCCACGAGGAACTGCTCTACAACAAGGAGAAGCTCCTCAACAATGGAGACAAGTGGGAAGCAGAGATAGCTGCCAACATACAAGCTGATTACCTCTAccgatag
- the gstt1b gene encoding glutathione S-transferase theta-1b encodes MELYLDLLSQPCRSVYIFAKKNNIPFELKQLSLMDGEQYGEEFGKINLIRKAPALRDGDFCLAESIAILLYLAEKFKTPDFWYPADLQQRARINEYLSWQHMAIRMHGSKMFWLRLMIPKILGVDVPQDKLDAALEDLNSSLKLLEDKFIQDRPFIAGEHISLADLVAIVEVIQPVGSGLDVFEGRPKLSAWRDRVQAAIGKELFDDAHQLILSSQERVKLMDAGKLQFFKPKILKLFL; translated from the exons ATGGAGCTGTATCTGGATCTTTTGTCTCAGCCCTGCCGCTCAGTTTATATTTTCGCCAAGAAGAACAACATACCGTTTGAGCTGAAGCAGCTGTCTCTGATGGATG GTGAGCAGTATGGAGAAGAGTTTGGAAAGATCAACTTGATAAGAAAAGCCCCTGCTCTTCGAGATGGAGACTTCTGCCTGGCTGAAAG CATTGCCATCCTGCTTTATCTGGCAGAGAAGTTTAAGACCCCAGACTTCTGGTACCCAGCAGACCTCCAGCAGCGTGCTCGCATTAATGAGTATCTGTCATGGCAGCACATGGCCATCCGCATGCATGGATCCAAGATGTTCTGGCTCCGG CTTATGATTCCCAAGATTCTGGGTGTGGACGTCCCTCAGGACAAGCTGGACGCAGCTTTGGAGGACTTGAACAGCTCTCTGAAACTCCTAGAAGACAAGTTCATCCAGGACCGGCCCTTCATTGCAGGAGAGCACATCTCATTAGCTGATCTGGTTGCCATTGTGGAGGTCATTCAG ccTGTGGGCTCCGGGCTGGACGTGTTTGAGGGTAGGCCCAAGCTGAGTGCGTGGCGGGACAGAGTCCAGGCTGCCATTGGTAAGGAGCTGTTCGACGATGCCCACCAATTAATCCTTAGTTCCCAGGAAAGAGTGAAATTGATGGATGCTGGCAAGCTTCAGTTCTTCAAGCCCAAGATCCTCAAGTTATTCCTGTGA